The following are encoded in a window of Aromatoleum petrolei genomic DNA:
- a CDS encoding aspartate kinase produces the protein MALIVQKYGGTSVGNPERIKNVARKVAKFQAAGHQVVVVVSAMSGETNRLIALAKDVASNPDPRELDVVVSTGEQVTIGLLCMALQDIGVKAKSYTGGQVRILTDSAHTKARILNIDEAPIKKDLDEGNIVVVAGFQGVDEHGAITTLGRGGSDTTGVALAAALKADECQIYTDVDGVYTTDPRVVPEARKLDTITFEEMLELASLGSKVLQIRSVEFAGKYKVKLRVLSSFQEEGEGTLITVEEDQNMEQPVISGIAFNRDEAKLTVLGVPDKPGIAYQILGPVADANIEVDMIIQNVSKDGTTDFSFTVARGELDKAVKVLEAVKEHIGARSIVTDRTMAKVSIVGVGMRSHAGVASQMFRTLAEEGINIQMISTSEIKISVAIEEKYLELAVRVLHKAFGLDVAA, from the coding sequence ATGGCACTGATAGTTCAGAAGTACGGCGGCACCTCCGTTGGCAATCCGGAACGCATCAAGAACGTCGCCCGCAAGGTCGCGAAGTTCCAGGCGGCCGGCCATCAGGTGGTGGTGGTGGTGTCCGCGATGAGCGGCGAAACCAACCGTCTGATCGCGCTCGCGAAGGACGTGGCGAGCAATCCCGATCCGCGCGAACTGGACGTGGTCGTATCGACCGGCGAACAGGTCACCATCGGCCTGCTGTGCATGGCGCTGCAGGACATTGGCGTCAAGGCCAAGAGCTATACCGGCGGGCAGGTGCGCATCCTCACCGACAGCGCGCACACCAAGGCGCGCATCCTCAACATCGACGAGGCGCCGATCAAGAAGGACCTCGACGAGGGCAACATCGTCGTCGTCGCCGGCTTCCAGGGTGTGGACGAGCACGGCGCCATCACCACGCTCGGTCGCGGCGGCTCCGATACCACCGGCGTTGCGCTGGCGGCCGCGCTGAAGGCCGACGAGTGCCAGATCTACACGGACGTGGACGGCGTCTACACCACCGATCCGCGCGTCGTGCCCGAAGCGCGCAAGCTCGACACCATCACCTTCGAGGAGATGCTCGAACTCGCCAGCCTCGGCTCCAAGGTGCTGCAGATTCGCTCGGTTGAATTCGCCGGCAAGTACAAGGTCAAGTTGCGCGTCCTCTCCAGCTTTCAGGAGGAAGGCGAGGGCACGCTCATCACTGTTGAGGAAGATCAGAACATGGAACAACCCGTCATCTCCGGTATCGCCTTCAACCGCGACGAAGCGAAGCTCACGGTGCTCGGTGTGCCTGACAAGCCGGGTATCGCGTACCAGATCCTCGGTCCGGTTGCTGATGCCAACATCGAAGTCGACATGATCATCCAGAACGTGAGCAAGGATGGCACGACCGACTTCTCGTTCACCGTCGCCCGTGGCGAACTCGACAAGGCGGTGAAGGTTCTCGAGGCCGTCAAGGAGCATATCGGCGCCCGCTCCATCGTCACCGACCGGACCATGGCCAAGGTTTCCATCGTCGGCGTTGGCATGCGCTCGCACGCCGGTGTTGCCTCGCAGATGTTCCGCACGCTCGCCGAAGAGGGCATCAACATCCAGATGATCTCGACGTCCGAAATCAAGATCTCGGTCGCGATCGAGGAGAAGTACCTTGAGCTGGCCGTGCGCGTGCTGCACAAGGCCTTCGGCCTCGACGTTGCTGCATAA
- the rplS gene encoding 50S ribosomal protein L19, which yields MNLIQQLEQEEIARLNKTIPEFAPGDTVVVQVKVKEGTRERLQAYEGVVIAKRNRGLNSNFIVRKISSGEGVERTFQTYSPLVDSIEVKRRGDVRRAKLYYLRERSGKSARIKEKLNYKSAAKQG from the coding sequence ATGAACCTGATTCAGCAGCTCGAACAGGAAGAAATCGCCCGCCTGAACAAGACCATCCCCGAGTTCGCCCCCGGCGACACCGTGGTGGTGCAGGTGAAGGTCAAGGAAGGCACGCGCGAGCGTCTGCAGGCCTATGAAGGCGTGGTGATCGCCAAGCGCAACCGTGGCCTGAACTCCAACTTCATCGTGCGCAAGATTTCGTCGGGCGAAGGCGTGGAGCGTACGTTCCAGACCTACTCCCCGCTGGTCGACAGCATCGAAGTCAAGCGCCGCGGTGACGTGCGTCGTGCCAAGCTCTACTACCTGCGCGAGCGTTCGGGCAAGTCCGCACGCATCAAGGAAAAGCTCAACTACAAGAGCGCCGCAAAGCAGGGCTGA
- a CDS encoding NF038104 family lipoprotein, producing MGLKNAMFAMGCAAMLGGCAVFAVADAAVTVVATTVKVGAKVVGAGVDAVIPDDDEGDGKDAKQE from the coding sequence ATGGGCTTGAAGAATGCGATGTTCGCGATGGGTTGCGCCGCGATGCTCGGTGGGTGTGCCGTGTTTGCCGTCGCCGATGCCGCCGTCACGGTGGTGGCGACAACGGTGAAGGTTGGCGCCAAGGTCGTCGGTGCCGGGGTCGATGCCGTGATTCCGGACGACGATGAGGGCGACGGCAAGGATGCGAAGCAGGAGTAG